The Triticum aestivum cultivar Chinese Spring chromosome 4B, IWGSC CS RefSeq v2.1, whole genome shotgun sequence sequence TGAAGGTAAGCCGCAAGCGCCTACCCCTGAATCTATCTGTTCCCTACTGTGCTTGTGCGAATTTTGCATTTCTTGTGCTAGTCGAGGAGGTACAGCTCTAATCTGCAGTAAGTGTGCAGATTATGCGCTGCGCTTCACATTTGCTAGGTCACTTAGTTCATGCTCTCTGAAAGATTTACTACGTTGGTAACCATTTCTGGCTCATTACGACTCATTTCTCTTTGCTCTCTTCATTTGAGCAGCACACACACTCCAAAAGCAGCAGTAACCAGTACATATCTGTAAACTGCTTTCTGAAAATGTTTTGTCATCTTAGGTGACTGTCGGGTAGGATCATAGGTTACCAACTGGGAGATTCTTCCTATGCTATGTGGCCTCCATCTATGTACCTGCCATATACTTTTCATGATTTTTTCGCCTTTCGGCCGCAGGCACATGTGTTTATTTTGGGATGATGCATCTCATGGTCTTCGCCACCTTTTTCTTTATTTTGTTAGATATGTCTTTGCCACCTTTTATATTAGTAAAAGTCAAATTGGGTTGGGTTGTTTTGGACTAGGCTGGTCATTTTATATTGATGGTGATGATCAGGTGTTGTTTAGTCTTCCTGAGATCTTTAGGATCCACGCTACTTCTGCTGTTCTTCCTTTTATCCTTTTTTTGGGAAAGATGATAAAGGCTGCCTCACGATACAATATGGCACAAGAAGATGTTTTACGTCATCGAATGGCCAAATTCATACCAAGCTCACAGTGTCCAAAGCCTGATTTCATTGCGCAACTGCAGGTCGTCCAAGAGCATTTTGAAGGTTGACAGTAACCTTCGGTTGTTGGAAGATGTATCGGGCCAAGAGAGCTGCATTGTCACCAAAGGTGAAGCGCCGTGTCGGCAAGTATGAGCTCGGCCGCACAATCGGGGAAGGGACCTTTGCAAAGGTCAGGTTTGCAAAGAACACTGAAACTATGGAGCCTGTTGCTATCAAAATCCTCGATAAGGAGAAGGTTCAGAAGCTCAGATTGGTTGAACAGGTCATTATCACACAATTCCCTCATATGACTTGCGCTAGTTTCTTCATATTCCTTGTGTCTGAACATATCATATCATAGATCAGATCATAAGATGCACGTGGTAAAATTTTGAAGTTCAGTCAACCATATCATCTTTCATGAATACTACTAGTAGTTAATATCCAGTAACCAAGCCAGCAAAAGAATTATGTTCCTTACCTTTTTGCTGAGATGCACAGTTGTCATCTGTGGTTTTATCTAGTTAATAAAGTTCATTATTGTAACCTAGTACATCCTTATATCAAGGAGCTAACTGGAGAAACCATTTCTAGCTTCCCTGGATGTTGCCGTGTCAGCATGGGGGCATAGGAAGATGTGACTTCAGTTAAGAATGATTCTGTATCTACATATTTGCATTACAAAGGGGTCTTACCCACATAGTGATTTTCCAACTGAAGTCATATCACCAACTAGTATATTTTCCTAGTATCTTGTGCAGTTTTCCAATTGATGTCTGAACTTTGTGCAAAATTAAACACGAAATTCAATGCCAACAGTTCCTGCACTTCAGCATATGTGTCCCCTGTTGCACTTTTGGGTGTCCATGTCTTCAGTTCTATTTAATTGACTTCACTACTTCGGTGTTCTTCCGAGTTCGAAGTTCTAGCCGTACAGTCCCCAAACAGGGACTTCTGTTAGCTAGAAAAGAAAAAACATTGCCAAAACAGAAACATATTGTTTCATACATGTGCTCATATAGTGATATTTCATATCAGTATCCTAATACTATCCTTAACTCAATGCAGATTAGGCGCGAAATTTGTACTATGAAGTTAATAAAGCATCCTAATGTTGTTCGACTGCACGAGGTAAAGTCCAAAAATCAATCGACGATTCAGGATTTATCGCCATACTTCAATAGATTTGTGTTTATCCATGGCTGCAGTCTTGGTACCTTTTTGCTAATATTTGCTTTTTACCTCAGGTGATGGGAAGTAAAGCCAGAATTTTTATTGTTCTGGAATACATTACTGGAGGGGAACTCTTTGATACCATTGTAAGTGCCAATATATCATCCATCTATCTGCAATTGCTGAGGTTGTATTGTCTGTTAGATTTTCATTCATGTTAAATGATCAACTTTTTAATCTGTTTTATTTGCTGTTATACACAGTATACCAATGGAAGGTTGAAAGAAGAGGAAGCACGCAAATACTTTCAACAGCTGATAAACGCTGTTGACTATTGCCACAGTAGGGGTGTGTATCACAGAGATTTGAAGGTAAAAACTTTTATCTTCCGGGTCATGTGTTCTTCTATGATTAACTATACGCATACAAGTACGGTAAAGTGACAAAATGATATTAAACATTCATTTGCAGTTAGAAAATTTGTTGCTTGATGCTGCTGGAAATCTCAAAGTGTCCGACTTTGGTTTAAGTGCTTTAACTGAGCAAGTGAAGGTATTCTTACTACTCCTTTTCGAAAAAATACTTAACTTTGGGTAAATTTCCAACTGGCCACATCATTGTCTTGTGTTGATTCTCACTGTTATTGAATTTCTTCGACTGTACAggctgatgggttgctgcacacaACATGCGGAACTCCGAACTATGTTGCTCCTGAGGTAAAAAAAATTGGCTTGTCATCTTAATATCATGTGTCCAATCCACTAGAACTATTGTCTAACTTGGATTTCTATGTAGGTGATTGAGGATAGAGGTTATGATGGTGCAGCTGCAGATATCTGGTCTTGCGGGGTAATCCTTTTTATTCTGCTTGCCGGGTTTTTACCTTTCGAGGATGAAAACATCATCGCCCTTTATAAGAAGGTAATACTAATACTGTTCAAAAGAT is a genomic window containing:
- the LOC123092290 gene encoding CBL-interacting protein kinase 31, which produces MYRAKRAALSPKVKRRVGKYELGRTIGEGTFAKVRFAKNTETMEPVAIKILDKEKVQKLRLVEQIRREICTMKLIKHPNVVRLHEVMGSKARIFIVLEYITGGELFDTIYTNGRLKEEEARKYFQQLINAVDYCHSRGVYHRDLKLENLLLDAAGNLKVSDFGLSALTEQVKADGLLHTTCGTPNYVAPEVIEDRGYDGAAADIWSCGVILFILLAGFLPFEDENIIALYKKISEAQFTCPSWFSTGAKKLITRILDPNPATRITIPQILEDPWFKKGFKPPVFDDKYETSFDDVYAAFGDSEDQHVKEETEHKPTSMNAFELISLNQGLNLDNLFEAKEEHKRETRFTSQCPPKEIISKIAEAARPLGFDIQKKNYKMRMENPKAGRKGNLNVATEVFQVAPSLHVVELKKAKGDTLEFQMFYRSLSTQLKDVVWKCGGEVEDNSTVA